Proteins encoded within one genomic window of Bremerella alba:
- a CDS encoding ROK family protein — MTSVPHIAPGKETLPLFCGVDVGGTNIKIGLVDDHGNTVEYQKIPTNETEGPQRYMERCTEVIKEMMNVVGRPMDNIAAIGLATPGTMDIEGGMLLEPHNLPNSYNFPIRDCLSKLTGRPVVYANDANAAAFGEYWLGSGKEFRSIIMLTLGTGVGGGIIVDDLLIDGEHSHGGELGHIIIDFSENARTIPTGQRGHLEAYASGTAIIKRTQEALTMDLKKESSLHARIEGGEKLTPLMVAQESEKSDSLSLHIVMETARYLGIGIVSLMHTIDPGAVILGGAINFGGHETELGCQFLDRVRQEVKSRAFPVPAEHTVVDFARLGGDAGYLGAAGKARVVAHRDSLTT, encoded by the coding sequence ATGACGTCCGTACCACACATTGCCCCTGGCAAAGAGACTCTGCCACTTTTCTGCGGCGTGGATGTTGGCGGCACAAATATCAAAATTGGTCTGGTAGACGACCATGGAAACACCGTCGAATACCAAAAAATTCCGACCAACGAGACCGAAGGGCCCCAGCGGTACATGGAACGCTGCACCGAAGTCATCAAGGAGATGATGAATGTCGTGGGCCGGCCGATGGATAACATCGCAGCAATCGGCCTGGCCACACCTGGCACGATGGACATCGAAGGGGGGATGCTTCTCGAGCCCCACAATCTTCCGAACTCCTACAACTTTCCGATCCGCGATTGCCTCTCGAAACTAACGGGCCGCCCGGTCGTTTATGCCAACGATGCTAACGCGGCTGCATTCGGTGAATATTGGCTTGGTTCCGGCAAAGAATTTCGCAGCATCATCATGCTGACTCTCGGCACAGGCGTTGGTGGTGGGATTATTGTCGACGACTTGCTCATCGATGGGGAACACAGCCATGGCGGGGAATTAGGACATATCATCATCGATTTCAGTGAAAATGCCCGCACGATTCCCACCGGGCAACGCGGCCATCTCGAGGCCTATGCCAGCGGAACGGCTATTATCAAGCGAACCCAAGAAGCGCTGACGATGGACCTAAAAAAGGAGAGTTCGCTTCACGCTCGGATTGAAGGGGGCGAAAAGCTTACTCCCCTGATGGTTGCCCAAGAATCAGAGAAAAGCGACAGTCTTTCCTTACATATTGTGATGGAAACGGCACGCTACCTAGGAATCGGGATCGTTTCGCTGATGCACACGATCGACCCAGGGGCTGTTATTTTGGGCGGGGCCATTAATTTTGGGGGGCATGAAACTGAATTGGGATGCCAATTTCTCGATCGGGTTCGCCAAGAGGTCAAGTCCCGGGCATTTCCCGTTCCGGCAGAGCACACGGTGGTCGATTTCGCCCGATTGGGTGGGGATGCTGGCTATCTGGGGGCTGCCGGCAAGGCCCGCGTCGTCGCCCACCGCGATTCCCTGACAACCTAG
- the lepA gene encoding translation elongation factor 4 has product MAIIDQKYIRNFCIIAHIDHGKSTLADRLLEKTATVSVREMKEQLLDDMEVERERGITIKARAVVMKYKHEGKEYEINLIDTPGHVDFQYEVGRSLTCCEGAVLLVDAFQGVEAQTVANAFMAMEHDLEVVPCLSKIDLNHARPLEVAEEIEHSLALDATDICGISGKTGQGVDALLARIIEHVPAPSGDRQATLQAMVFDSHYDKFRGAITYVRVMNGTIKKGDRIRFIRGETNHDVLEVGQFTPRPVARDELAAGQVGYVICNIKSLELVNIGDTITVQGDKGAKPLPGYQEPKRMVFCGLYPSDGQDFEQLRDALKSLRINDPSFTFEPETSDALGFGFRCGFLGLLHMEIVQQRLEQEADIDLVQTAPNVTYQIIDRNGVTVDIHKPQDVPDAGEIETFLQPIVRVSLIQPSDYIGPVMQLCNERRGIHVRTEFLSPTRSMLVYDIPLDAVIYDLHDKLKSSTRGYGTMDYEIRGYEEADLVRMDILVNGKRVDALSIICDRVDADRRGRAVVKKLKAEIDRHMFEVAIQAAIGNRVIARETVKALRKNVTAKCYGGDISRKRKLWAKQKEGKKRMKSIGSVDIPQKAFMAVLETGEDRT; this is encoded by the coding sequence ATGGCAATCATCGACCAGAAGTACATTCGGAATTTCTGCATCATCGCACACATCGACCACGGCAAAAGCACGTTGGCCGATCGCCTGTTAGAGAAAACAGCAACTGTCAGCGTGCGAGAAATGAAAGAGCAGTTGCTGGATGACATGGAAGTCGAGCGTGAACGTGGCATCACAATTAAAGCCCGTGCCGTGGTGATGAAGTACAAGCACGAGGGAAAAGAATACGAGATCAACCTGATCGACACTCCCGGCCACGTTGACTTTCAGTACGAAGTGGGACGTTCGCTAACCTGCTGCGAAGGTGCCGTCCTGCTAGTGGATGCTTTCCAAGGGGTCGAGGCTCAGACCGTCGCCAATGCTTTCATGGCTATGGAGCACGACCTGGAAGTGGTTCCGTGCCTGAGCAAGATTGACCTCAATCATGCCCGGCCGTTGGAAGTCGCCGAGGAAATCGAACATTCCTTGGCCCTCGATGCGACGGACATTTGCGGTATCAGCGGTAAAACAGGACAAGGCGTCGATGCGCTTCTAGCTCGCATCATCGAGCATGTTCCGGCTCCCAGCGGGGATCGTCAAGCGACCTTGCAAGCGATGGTCTTCGACTCGCACTACGACAAGTTCCGCGGGGCGATTACGTACGTTCGCGTGATGAACGGTACGATAAAAAAAGGAGACCGAATTCGTTTCATTCGAGGGGAAACGAATCACGATGTGCTAGAGGTCGGCCAGTTTACGCCGCGTCCGGTCGCTCGTGATGAACTGGCCGCTGGTCAGGTTGGCTACGTCATCTGTAACATCAAATCGCTGGAACTGGTCAATATCGGTGATACGATCACCGTTCAAGGTGACAAGGGTGCCAAGCCGCTGCCTGGCTACCAGGAACCGAAGCGAATGGTCTTCTGCGGGCTGTATCCTTCCGACGGCCAAGACTTTGAACAACTTCGAGACGCCCTGAAAAGCCTCCGCATCAACGATCCGAGCTTTACCTTTGAACCGGAAACGAGCGACGCACTGGGCTTCGGTTTCCGCTGCGGCTTTCTCGGGCTGTTGCACATGGAAATTGTACAGCAACGTTTAGAACAAGAGGCCGACATCGACTTGGTGCAGACCGCGCCCAACGTGACCTATCAAATCATTGATCGCAACGGGGTCACGGTGGATATTCACAAACCTCAGGATGTGCCGGACGCTGGCGAGATCGAAACGTTTCTGCAACCGATTGTTCGCGTAAGCCTGATTCAACCGTCTGATTATATCGGACCCGTGATGCAACTCTGTAATGAACGTCGAGGGATTCACGTTCGCACCGAGTTTCTTTCCCCGACCCGATCAATGCTCGTCTACGATATTCCACTGGACGCTGTGATCTACGACTTGCATGACAAGCTGAAGAGTTCGACCCGCGGCTACGGCACGATGGATTACGAAATCCGCGGCTATGAAGAAGCGGACTTGGTGCGTATGGACATCCTGGTCAACGGCAAACGCGTCGATGCTCTCAGTATCATTTGCGATCGCGTTGATGCCGATCGTCGTGGGCGGGCCGTCGTCAAAAAGCTGAAGGCCGAAATCGATCGCCATATGTTCGAGGTGGCTATTCAAGCCGCAATCGGCAACCGGGTCATCGCGCGCGAAACGGTTAAAGCCCTTCGCAAGAACGTGACCGCCAAGTGTTACGGTGGTGATATTTCTCGAAAGCGAAAGTTGTGGGCTAAACAGAAGGAAGGCAAGAAGCGGATGAAGTCGATTGGATCAGTCGATATTCCGCAAAAAGCGTTCATGGCGGTGCTGGAAACCGGCGAAGATCGCACATAA
- a CDS encoding S26 family signal peptidase, with amino-acid sequence MRFGPLLILLIFTACVTGFAGATASPDPIYRVASGSMAPALLGPHHRLTCENCKYSTALDAMQLPESATCPNCGYQENLIDSSAVQPGDGLVWEAIEPDQLERWDIVLLENPDTKQWHVKRVAFLPGETPKIHRGELYRGTQLIRKSPREREALKQLAFDQSHSPLDSPRFLSDRSSGSGWNVRRGSIGFAPIGDTHANDNDWLVYHHHRCLPPPSPAGNDTSPLDSYGYNHSVSRELFPMSDLWLEFKCEHWQARGLTIRLQGDDLTASIEVDLEHGIVRGSSPAQSVELPLSIETLSGITVRAGEYDGELFLELASDRQQQYFPLGSATMQFGSQPFALKISGGQAILRQVNVYRDIVWLGRQRRPTEWTFDRELSPNEIFVLGDNVPVSDDSRYELGPVDIRKKLRGKVLQVLAE; translated from the coding sequence ATGCGATTTGGCCCTCTATTGATCCTATTGATCTTCACGGCATGCGTGACTGGCTTCGCGGGGGCAACGGCATCGCCTGATCCAATCTATCGGGTCGCCAGTGGATCGATGGCTCCAGCATTGCTTGGACCTCACCATCGACTGACGTGCGAAAACTGCAAGTATTCAACAGCACTCGATGCAATGCAGCTTCCAGAGAGTGCGACATGTCCTAATTGCGGCTATCAAGAGAACCTCATCGACTCGTCGGCTGTGCAACCTGGGGACGGGTTGGTCTGGGAAGCAATCGAGCCCGACCAACTTGAACGCTGGGATATCGTCTTGCTGGAAAATCCCGATACCAAGCAATGGCACGTGAAACGAGTCGCTTTCCTGCCGGGAGAAACCCCCAAGATTCACCGAGGCGAGTTATACCGAGGTACTCAGCTCATTCGGAAATCTCCGCGAGAACGAGAGGCATTGAAGCAGCTTGCCTTCGATCAATCCCACTCACCGCTGGATAGCCCCCGATTTCTCAGCGATCGCTCGTCCGGCAGTGGATGGAATGTCCGACGAGGATCTATTGGGTTCGCACCGATCGGGGATACCCATGCTAACGACAACGACTGGCTGGTCTACCATCATCATCGCTGCCTGCCACCGCCAAGCCCTGCAGGTAATGATACCTCGCCACTGGATAGCTACGGCTACAACCATAGTGTCTCACGAGAACTATTTCCGATGTCCGATCTATGGCTCGAGTTCAAGTGCGAACATTGGCAAGCTCGGGGACTCACGATTCGCTTGCAAGGCGATGACCTTACGGCCAGTATCGAAGTTGATCTCGAGCATGGAATCGTTCGAGGAAGCAGCCCAGCACAATCGGTCGAATTGCCTCTTTCGATAGAAACCTTATCCGGAATAACTGTCAGGGCAGGGGAGTACGACGGAGAGCTTTTCCTGGAGCTTGCAAGCGATCGGCAGCAACAGTACTTTCCCTTAGGCAGCGCCACCATGCAGTTTGGTAGCCAACCGTTCGCGTTGAAGATTAGTGGAGGACAAGCTATCCTTCGCCAGGTGAATGTCTACCGCGACATCGTCTGGCTGGGTCGCCAACGACGTCCGACCGAATGGACGTTTGATCGGGAATTATCCCCCAACGAAATTTTCGTTCTAGGAGATAACGTTCCCGTCTCCGACGATTCGCGATATGAACTTGGACCGGTCGACATCCGTAAGAAGCTACGTGGCAAGGTCTTACAAGTGCTAGCGGAGTAG
- the lepB gene encoding signal peptidase I, which produces MAKKKRTQTNSGSLKTNDSKSSQQPGDTDHFAVTREFIESLVVAVILALLFRAFEAEAFVIPTGSMATTLLGRHKDVTDEYSGYEYTVGASGEMDRTTNRQFQNVVEAIDPLYHRLTEIGDNPSYSGDRILVSKFAYDFADPARWDVIVFKYPIEPQTNYIKRLIGLPGETVRIFHGDIYIKKPGETEFSIARKPPAKQLTLHRLVYDTNYPCPILEKAGFPDRLEAHPTETQADWVKEENGAWTCQPSGKPTWLRYRHVLADNGRTFSYWALAEHNDPIDTQKAREECSQLITDFSAYNTDTVTRYRNHRTSSGLHWVGDLMLECTATIKSEQGVFSLDLVEGGTHFRCDIDVATGKATIATDQSSVTFDHEGSIEAQTSIRGPGTYSLRFANTDDELRLWVNGSLVSFNAPATYTPKQPVSPKWSPEDPGDLLPVGIGTDSVQMTLDRVRVLRDVYYIADGRQYRHGRETSTLLDYEADGHPGWNAPPDDQIMEALTKPETWDTTKTFDMRREAIFTLEQGQFFPLGDNSAESQDGRLFPVGHQFVPEHMLIGKALFVYWPHSKNKPVPFFPNFSRMKFIQ; this is translated from the coding sequence ATGGCCAAGAAAAAACGCACTCAAACGAATTCAGGCTCTCTGAAGACGAACGATTCGAAGTCTTCCCAGCAACCTGGCGATACAGATCATTTTGCCGTCACGCGCGAATTCATCGAATCGCTTGTGGTTGCCGTGATTCTGGCTTTGCTGTTTCGTGCGTTTGAAGCCGAGGCGTTTGTCATTCCGACGGGCTCGATGGCCACCACACTTCTCGGCCGTCATAAAGATGTGACGGATGAATATTCCGGATACGAATACACCGTTGGTGCCAGTGGCGAGATGGATCGCACCACCAACCGACAATTTCAGAACGTCGTCGAAGCGATCGATCCGCTCTACCATCGTTTGACCGAAATCGGCGACAACCCTTCGTACAGCGGCGACCGAATTCTGGTCAGCAAGTTCGCTTATGACTTTGCCGATCCTGCCCGCTGGGATGTGATTGTTTTCAAATATCCAATCGAGCCACAGACGAATTACATTAAACGTCTGATCGGTCTTCCTGGCGAAACCGTGCGGATCTTTCACGGCGACATCTACATTAAGAAGCCGGGCGAAACAGAATTCAGCATCGCACGAAAGCCCCCCGCCAAGCAATTAACTTTGCATCGTTTGGTATACGACACTAATTATCCCTGCCCCATCCTGGAGAAGGCCGGATTCCCCGACCGCCTGGAAGCCCATCCAACGGAAACCCAGGCCGATTGGGTGAAGGAAGAGAATGGAGCCTGGACTTGCCAGCCCAGCGGTAAGCCTACTTGGCTGCGTTATCGGCACGTGCTGGCCGACAACGGAAGAACCTTTAGCTATTGGGCACTCGCGGAACATAATGATCCTATCGATACCCAAAAAGCCCGAGAAGAATGCAGCCAATTAATCACTGACTTCAGCGCTTATAACACGGACACCGTTACCCGTTATCGCAATCATCGGACCTCGTCTGGCCTACATTGGGTAGGAGACTTGATGCTGGAGTGCACAGCCACGATCAAGTCAGAACAAGGCGTTTTCTCGCTTGACCTGGTCGAAGGGGGAACGCACTTCCGCTGCGACATCGATGTAGCTACCGGCAAGGCCACCATCGCCACCGACCAGTCGTCCGTTACTTTTGATCATGAAGGGTCGATTGAAGCACAGACTTCTATTCGAGGTCCAGGCACCTATTCACTTCGTTTTGCCAACACGGATGACGAACTTCGATTGTGGGTCAACGGAAGTCTAGTAAGCTTCAATGCACCGGCAACCTACACGCCCAAGCAACCTGTTTCTCCTAAATGGAGTCCAGAAGATCCCGGAGACTTGCTGCCGGTCGGTATCGGAACCGATTCGGTTCAAATGACGTTAGACCGTGTGCGAGTACTACGAGACGTTTACTATATTGCCGACGGACGACAATACCGTCACGGGCGTGAAACCAGTACGCTGCTCGATTACGAAGCGGACGGCCACCCAGGCTGGAACGCTCCGCCGGATGACCAAATCATGGAGGCGCTGACCAAGCCGGAGACCTGGGACACAACCAAGACCTTCGATATGCGTCGCGAGGCGATCTTCACCCTAGAGCAAGGGCAATTCTTTCCCTTGGGTGATAACAGTGCCGAAAGTCAGGATGGTCGCCTCTTTCCGGTAGGACACCAATTTGTGCCAGAGCACATGCTCATCGGCAAAGCGCTCTTTGTCTATTGGCCTCATTCTAAGAATAAGCCAGTTCCGTTTTTCCCCAACTTCAGCAGGATGAAGTTCATTCAATAA
- the lptB gene encoding LPS export ABC transporter ATP-binding protein encodes MDESTILSAQNLVKTYGRRRVVDGVSYDVKRGEIVGLLGSNGAGKTTSFRMTCGMVTPNEGRVELSGKDVTLWPMFKRCRDGGMGYLAQDSSVFQKLTVEQNLLGVMELLRIDSYHRKMRCEELLERFDITHIRKSKAKSLSGGERRRLEIARCLVSDPEIIMLDEPFTGIDPVTVDSIQLVIRELRESGISILITDHQAEKTLEIVDRCYVVHRGNILCHGTPDEVVRHPEAVKYYFGNLSRNNFGERGDMDAAA; translated from the coding sequence ATGGATGAATCAACGATTCTCTCCGCTCAAAACCTTGTCAAAACCTATGGCCGACGACGCGTCGTCGATGGCGTCAGCTACGACGTGAAGCGTGGCGAAATCGTTGGCCTATTGGGTTCCAACGGTGCCGGGAAGACGACCAGTTTCCGTATGACATGCGGCATGGTTACCCCCAACGAAGGACGAGTGGAGCTCAGCGGCAAAGATGTCACACTTTGGCCGATGTTCAAACGCTGTCGCGATGGTGGCATGGGCTATCTGGCGCAGGATAGCAGTGTCTTCCAGAAACTGACCGTCGAGCAGAACCTTCTAGGCGTGATGGAACTGCTGCGAATCGACTCGTACCACCGCAAGATGCGTTGCGAGGAACTGCTGGAAAGATTCGATATCACGCACATTCGCAAGTCGAAAGCCAAGAGCTTATCCGGTGGTGAACGCCGTCGACTGGAAATCGCGCGTTGTCTGGTTTCCGACCCTGAGATCATCATGCTTGACGAACCCTTTACCGGCATCGATCCGGTGACCGTCGACAGCATTCAGTTAGTGATTCGCGAACTTCGCGAAAGCGGTATCTCAATCCTGATTACCGACCACCAAGCTGAAAAGACCTTGGAAATCGTCGACCGATGCTATGTGGTTCACCGCGGCAACATTCTTTGCCACGGGACGCCTGACGAGGTGGTAAGACACCCAGAAGCTGTGAAGTATTACTTCGGCAACTTGTCGCGTAATAATTTTGGCGAACGAGGAGACATGGATGCGGCTGCTTAG
- a CDS encoding class I SAM-dependent methyltransferase: MVHRVFNAWDGLNGEIGKQIDAQAPCPISGEHASIVLCDRDRYGYPLRTVISQATGLVYTDPRADDDSIDDFYRTTYRRFYKSASKPKWKHTARNAYIAGQRVEMIKTLAAKGAAVLDIGTGSGELLYVGRRNGLDMQGIEVDQAYAQFGRRSYGVKIINESLRNAVLPEQHFDIVTIFHVLEHLSDPQAALAKVSAILKPGGYVLIEVPNVDSLDAQFHQKWHPGHLFHFNCSTLSALATVCGLETLSVHTCQRRNVVGATLTKPFLPTKATWQALVADNFENTLQLLQCQAKQNWHTNWYERLGRARQKLKRNLCEWTISLSEGNRRKLVDKVTRNQAT; this comes from the coding sequence ATGGTACACCGCGTGTTTAACGCTTGGGATGGATTGAATGGCGAGATCGGAAAGCAGATCGACGCCCAAGCTCCCTGTCCCATCTCTGGTGAACACGCGTCGATTGTGCTCTGCGATCGAGACCGATACGGCTACCCTTTGCGGACCGTTATTTCCCAAGCTACGGGGCTCGTCTATACCGATCCTCGTGCCGATGACGACTCGATCGACGATTTCTATCGAACGACTTACCGTCGCTTCTACAAGTCGGCCTCGAAGCCTAAATGGAAGCATACGGCTCGCAACGCTTATATTGCCGGACAAAGAGTCGAAATGATCAAGACACTGGCAGCCAAGGGAGCGGCCGTGCTTGATATTGGAACCGGATCAGGGGAATTATTGTATGTCGGTCGTCGAAATGGCCTCGATATGCAGGGGATCGAAGTCGACCAGGCATATGCTCAATTCGGCCGCCGAAGTTATGGTGTAAAGATCATCAACGAGTCTTTGCGGAATGCCGTCTTACCTGAGCAGCACTTCGATATCGTCACCATTTTTCACGTCCTAGAGCACTTGTCGGATCCTCAAGCAGCACTCGCTAAGGTCTCGGCGATACTGAAACCTGGTGGCTATGTCCTGATCGAGGTCCCCAACGTCGATTCACTCGATGCCCAGTTCCACCAGAAATGGCATCCAGGGCATTTGTTCCACTTCAACTGCTCTACCCTCTCGGCATTGGCTACCGTATGTGGCCTAGAAACGCTTTCCGTGCATACCTGCCAGCGCAGAAACGTCGTGGGAGCAACGCTGACCAAGCCATTTTTACCGACAAAAGCAACTTGGCAGGCACTCGTAGCCGACAACTTCGAGAACACCTTGCAACTTCTTCAATGTCAGGCAAAACAAAACTGGCACACGAATTGGTATGAGCGACTTGGACGCGCACGGCAGAAACTGAAACGTAACCTTTGCGAATGGACCATTTCGTTATCCGAGGGGAATCGACGTAAACTCGTCGACAAGGTAACCCGGAACCAAGCTACTTAG
- a CDS encoding BlaI/MecI/CopY family transcriptional regulator gives MARPKQETPTTGELEVLKVLWKRGPSTVREVLEELNTQERTRAYTSVMSLMNVMADKGLLDREPLGRAFQYTARRPQEKTLGGIVNDILGRVFEGSAPSLVAHLLEESKPNALELEQIRKALEQYEEENHA, from the coding sequence ATGGCAAGGCCCAAGCAGGAAACCCCTACAACCGGTGAACTGGAAGTCCTCAAAGTCCTCTGGAAGCGAGGCCCCAGCACCGTCCGTGAAGTTCTGGAAGAACTAAACACACAAGAACGGACGCGCGCTTATACGTCTGTGATGAGTCTGATGAACGTGATGGCTGATAAAGGTCTGTTGGATCGTGAACCTCTTGGCCGAGCATTTCAATACACGGCCAGACGACCTCAGGAAAAAACCCTCGGGGGCATTGTGAACGACATTCTCGGTCGCGTCTTCGAGGGCTCCGCACCATCTTTAGTTGCCCATTTGCTGGAAGAATCGAAGCCCAATGCGTTAGAATTGGAGCAGATCCGTAAGGCTTTGGAACAATACGAGGAGGAGAATCACGCTTGA
- a CDS encoding M56 family metallopeptidase, translated as MWSVLQSPLGMELTFVLLHFVWQATVLYCAWRLISTLPQFRLPQSRYCGALATLLLILMCPAITFGLLDTRDLPTGSRPELLVEASTPQISLETETTSNGAFASKDTTSAQDLLNTAHNNSSYSLANVAYLVVLIQPYLMLFWTTGVIVLGLRICISYLGTVWLRRVGLGSIDSDLLVRYANLATRLNLLHLPPVAFSHRISQALTVGLLRPMVLLPAAWMTEISPEVLEAVLSHELAHIRRQDLWINFLQRVAETIFFYHPVVWWISTEIRREREVCCDDLAIEALGQRLGYAKSLEQVASWQHDHSNGMLAAHFLGEHQGQLIGRVRQILGISTPQAGERSWPAGLILVFIPLMLWVTSAILWPETVSQASAEGTAVATSDVVEEVLPSLHSRRAHQHQALPANDAAHQDRGEELSNQSVVEVLHELREEVRQLRDQVRELKDHHDRRPPPPPRHHPPHDRRHRPHPGSEFDR; from the coding sequence ATGTGGAGTGTGCTGCAAAGCCCATTGGGAATGGAACTGACCTTTGTCTTGCTACACTTTGTGTGGCAAGCAACGGTACTTTACTGTGCTTGGCGTCTGATAAGCACGCTCCCCCAATTCCGGTTGCCGCAATCGCGGTACTGTGGCGCTTTGGCAACTTTGCTGCTAATCCTTATGTGTCCGGCAATTACCTTCGGCCTGCTCGACACACGCGACTTACCGACTGGATCACGCCCTGAACTCTTAGTCGAAGCTTCTACGCCACAGATCTCTTTAGAGACTGAAACCACAAGCAACGGGGCATTCGCATCTAAGGATACAACCTCCGCACAAGATCTGCTAAACACAGCACACAACAACTCTTCGTATTCCCTTGCCAACGTTGCTTATCTCGTGGTGCTGATTCAGCCCTATTTGATGCTGTTTTGGACAACAGGCGTCATTGTGTTGGGATTGCGAATTTGCATTAGCTATCTGGGCACGGTCTGGCTTCGTCGAGTTGGCTTGGGTTCGATTGACTCCGACCTTCTGGTGCGCTATGCCAATTTGGCTACCCGTTTGAATTTGCTGCATCTTCCGCCGGTTGCCTTTTCGCATCGCATCAGTCAAGCATTGACCGTCGGACTGCTGCGTCCGATGGTACTTTTGCCGGCAGCATGGATGACAGAGATTTCACCTGAGGTCCTGGAAGCCGTCCTTTCGCATGAACTTGCACATATTCGCCGCCAAGACTTATGGATAAACTTCCTGCAACGCGTGGCGGAGACGATCTTTTTTTATCATCCGGTGGTATGGTGGATTTCGACGGAAATCCGGCGAGAACGTGAAGTCTGCTGCGACGACTTGGCAATCGAGGCTTTGGGACAACGTCTCGGCTACGCCAAATCGCTGGAACAAGTCGCATCTTGGCAACACGACCATTCCAACGGGATGCTCGCAGCCCACTTTCTCGGAGAGCATCAAGGACAACTGATCGGGCGTGTTCGCCAGATATTGGGAATTTCTACCCCACAAGCAGGCGAACGGTCGTGGCCGGCCGGTTTGATACTGGTGTTCATACCGCTGATGCTATGGGTTACCTCAGCCATCCTCTGGCCAGAGACGGTCTCCCAAGCCAGTGCGGAAGGTACGGCAGTTGCCACCAGCGATGTTGTTGAAGAAGTTCTCCCATCTCTGCATTCTCGTCGCGCCCATCAGCATCAAGCCCTTCCTGCTAACGACGCGGCGCATCAAGATCGAGGGGAAGAGTTGAGCAATCAATCGGTCGTCGAAGTCCTTCACGAGCTTCGAGAAGAGGTTCGCCAGTTGCGAGACCAAGTGAGAGAACTGAAGGATCATCATGATCGTCGGCCACCACCACCTCCACGTCACCACCCTCCTCACGATCGACGACATCGCCCACATCCCGGCAGTGAATTCGACCGGTAA
- a CDS encoding class I SAM-dependent methyltransferase, whose product MSSPSSKPSWQLPTGVTRGSLDYIESPAIADGYDEDLTFGSEFQFDEQVVADFIPATGLVADLGCGTARALIPLVRRGNRGLAVDLSDEMLRIVAEKAQRENLDIKCQQANLVELEAIADQSIDHAICMFSTLGMIKGAVYRKQFLDHVHRILKPGGKFVVHVHNFWFNLFEPDGLLWIASHLVKSKLTSELERGDKYYRYRGIPNFFLHVFSRSEFAKSLKTSDFQVTRLVPLCMDRQAELSHPWLLGSVRASGWIALCEKPPR is encoded by the coding sequence ATGAGTTCACCTTCTTCCAAGCCATCATGGCAACTTCCAACTGGTGTAACGAGAGGGTCACTCGACTATATCGAGTCGCCAGCGATCGCCGACGGTTACGATGAAGATCTGACCTTTGGCAGCGAATTTCAATTTGACGAACAAGTCGTGGCCGACTTTATTCCAGCAACCGGCCTTGTCGCGGATCTAGGATGCGGAACAGCTCGAGCGCTAATCCCGCTGGTCCGTCGCGGCAATCGAGGGCTTGCCGTCGACCTGTCGGACGAAATGCTGCGTATCGTCGCTGAAAAGGCTCAACGCGAAAACCTCGACATCAAATGCCAACAGGCTAACCTGGTGGAACTCGAGGCGATTGCAGACCAGTCGATTGATCATGCGATTTGCATGTTCAGCACGCTGGGAATGATTAAAGGAGCCGTCTACCGCAAGCAGTTCCTTGACCATGTCCATCGCATCCTCAAGCCCGGCGGAAAGTTTGTCGTGCACGTCCATAACTTCTGGTTCAATTTATTTGAGCCAGACGGCTTGCTTTGGATCGCTTCGCATTTAGTCAAATCGAAGTTGACCAGCGAGCTAGAACGCGGGGACAAGTACTATCGCTATCGGGGAATCCCCAACTTCTTCTTACATGTCTTCAGCCGCAGTGAATTTGCCAAGTCACTGAAAACTAGCGACTTTCAGGTGACTCGCCTGGTTCCGCTATGCATGGATCGCCAAGCCGAGCTTTCGCATCCATGGTTATTGGGCAGCGTGCGGGCCAGCGGCTGGATCGCCTTATGCGAGAAACCACCGAGGTAG